The genomic segment GTTGCCTAAAAGTAAAGTTGCTTTTTAATATCCATTCAATTGGATGTGATGCTTTGTGTTGTGCCACCCTAACTTTATGGTTGTAAAAAACACTTCCATTTGGTTTCAATATTCTGTGCATCTCATTAAGCACCTTTATTTGTTGCTCCTGATATTCAGCTTCGGGCATAAAATCGTTTTCCGCTTCACCACCATACTCAATGTTTCTTCCTTTACTCCAACTATCTCTTTCGTGTCTTTTACGGATAAAACCTTCATAACCAGCTTTGTTATAAGGTGGCGAAGTAATTATCAAATCAACGGAATTGTCGGTTAGCTTTCCCATCGTTGTAAGGCAATCTTCCAAAAGCACTACGCCTAACATCGGTTTTGTGCAAGTGGGGTTTTCTGTTAAATTCCTCATTTGTATTTCAATTTTAGTTTTGTGGTGGGTTGAACATTTGTGCCTTGAATACCCACCTGCACAAAGCCGTTTTCCGTTACCTGCAAGTGCTACAATACTGCTACTATTGAACACTTGTAGGAGAAAATTTAAAAAGTTTTTCCACGCTCACCTTATTACCACCGATTTTGCCGTTTGCAGATAAAGAAGATTTTGCCTCTTTTTGCCAAACACATTCAAAGTCAGAAGGTGCATTATATTCACTTACAAATACTGTATGTCCTTGTTTGCTAATATTCCTTACCAAATTCCAAAAAAGATTATGGTCAAAGTCATTAGTATATTTTGTTGTACCCTCATAAGGTGGGTCACAATAAACAATACTGTTTGGCGGTAGTTCCAATTCATAATAAGGCTTATTTTGGAATATTACACCTTTCATTTTAGACACTTGTTTCAAAACATTTTTAATTGCTTCAGCTTGGTAATCTCTTACCGTTCCTATTTTAGTTTTTGTTTCACCTGCAAAGCCACCAAACCATTTGCCGCTATAAGAGCAATTAAACCCAACCCAACCAACAAAATATGCAGGATATTTACTTTGGTTTGTTCTCACCTCTGAATATTCCTCTTTGGTAATCTTTTTTGGAATCCAACCACCAACAAGTTCACGCCACATTTGAATTAAGTAGTAGTGTATATCATTGGCTATCCTATTTCCCTGCACTTCGCAAATAGCGTTCATTCCACCTGCAAACGGTTCAACATACCATTGTTCAGGTTTTCTGTCTTTTAAAATAATCGGCAAAATCTCTTTTGTAAATCTCGCCTTACTTCCCATATATTTCATACTCTAAAACTTTTTAAATTTTCTTTTCGTTTTCAAATCAAAATTCTGCTAAATAACCGCACCAGCAGGTAACAGCGTATATAAGCAATAGCGGTTGTAGTGGTTAATCGAAGTTTAGTGCTTCTAATAAAGTTCGGTGTTATCCGAAAGTTTCTACATCTAAATCCGCCACTGCTCATATACGCAAAACGTTACTTTACACGTATTTCAATAACCTGATCTCAATTACTTTGTTAAAATCTCTTTAATCAAAGAGATATTACTGATGCTTATTGCCCTAATGCAATCGGAAGGAGTTAATCCTTTATAGCCTGTTTTGGCAGCAATCATCCCACCAATTGCATATAAATCATTTTGAGTGAAATATTCAGGAACTTCTACCAACTCGTAAGGAGTAAGACAGTTTTGGTTTTCGCTTACTACTTTATTATCTTCTTCCCAAAATGGAAATGGAGCAACGTTATAAACACCATGCTCGTTTTCGCCCTGATAGTTAACTTCTGTTCTTTGGTCTTTTCCGCTCAAAAAAGAAGTTCTGTTTGATGTGTTTTTTGGAACCCAGAGATAAATTGTTTTCATTTTAATTTGTTTTGTTGTTAATTAATGATACAAAGATATGGTCTATTTGCCATATTCCTATACCCTAAAAGGTGATTTTTGATATATTATTTATTGTAATATGTTTGAAGTGGTTACAGATTGTAACGGTTTGCTCTTGGGGGTGTAAGTTGGGGCAAAATAGGGGGCCCCGGCCCCACCCCCCCGGGGGGGGGGGGGGGGGATGGGTGTTTTGTTTATCTAAATGAGTATAATTTGCAACCATCTTGGGGTTACTTGCCAAGTAGTAAAGACCAAAAACCGTCGGTTTTTGCACAATTTCTCTAAATGTCCACGGGATGTGAACACTTCGGCAAAATGAACGATAATGCGGAAATTCGCCTTTATGTGCGATCGGGTATAAAAATGGTTTATTCGGGCAAATTATATCTAAATAGGTATAATTAATAGTAACCTTGTCAGCTTAAAACTGACACAATGGATATGATTAATAACAAAAGATCGGGGCCTTTATGGTCATGCCTTTTTTTGAGTCAATCAACGAATAACTCTGCATCGGATTTTCAGGACTTGCCCCAATACTTTGAGCATACACATTAAACCCTATTCCTGACCCATTTACAATGCAGTCCTTCGTAGCTTGGAATAATTGATGATAATGTCCCATGAAATTATAATGAGCCTGTATCTGTTGGTTATAGCGGTGAATTGCTTTAATTAAAGGCACGGTTAGTCCTCCAATGCCACCCTGATAACTTACTGTGTCGCCATGCCAAAAGCGGCAAGTGTAGTCGTAAATGTCGCAATAAGAAAATAGGCCGTTTGGTATTTTAAATTCAACCCGTGTTTCGCCTTTCTGATTGAAGTAATCCGCTATATCATTGTACATCATCCATTCATAAGAATTGCGGTAAGACGTTGCTATTTGCTTTTGCTTTGTTACACGGCCATGATTTCCATAGCTACAAACTGCAATAATCTTCTTGTATTTTCCATGTTCAAGGTAAAATTCAATGGCTGCAATAATGTTCTTTTTTGCAAAACGCACTGCCATTGTTGGGCTTAAGGAGTTCACTTGTTGCATTTCTTCGTGGATGTACCCGGTAATAAAATCACCGCCCAGCCATAAAACAAGGTTATCAATTTGGGAGTGATTTCGGTCTATGTTTACAAGTCTTTGACTGTTTTGAATGCACCTTGACCACCTCTTTTGAGCAATTTCTAAATTGTATTCATTCAAATCATTTATTGTCTGAGGATCGACCGTTTCCTCAAAGTGCCAATCGCTTAATAAAATTACCGGGGTAGCATGGTTTTTATTATCGTTTTCATTTGGTCTTTCAATGCTTGGAATCTCGTCTCCTTCTTTTATTGCCAACAGGAAATCGCATCGCTGTTCCAAAACTTCGTATTCTTTTAAAAGGTGCTTATACTTGGCCTCTGCCTGTCGTGCAATGGCCTTTTCTCGGTTTAGCATCCGATCATTAAAGATCAA from the Saprospiraceae bacterium genome contains:
- a CDS encoding DNA adenine methylase, producing the protein MKYMGSKARFTKEILPIILKDRKPEQWYVEPFAGGMNAICEVQGNRIANDIHYYLIQMWRELVGGWIPKKITKEEYSEVRTNQSKYPAYFVGWVGFNCSYSGKWFGGFAGETKTKIGTVRDYQAEAIKNVLKQVSKMKGVIFQNKPYYELELPPNSIVYCDPPYEGTTKYTNDFDHNLFWNLVRNISKQGHTVFVSEYNAPSDFECVWQKEAKSSLSANGKIGGNKVSVEKLFKFSPTSVQ
- a CDS encoding site-specific DNA-methyltransferase, which produces MRNLTENPTCTKPMLGVVLLEDCLTTMGKLTDNSVDLIITSPPYNKAGYEGFIRKRHERDSWSKGRNIEYGGEAENDFMPEAEYQEQQIKVLNEMHRILKPNGSVFYNHKVRVAQHKASHPIEWILKSNFTFRQQITWDRKNSPAVSPIRYLPNTELIFWLTKTPCQPNFERAKSPLFVGEVWQFSAKPNPLHPAPFPEELPTNIIMCIKDKTEDFVVYDPYAGTGTTLKVAKSFGLKYFGSEINSNYCRLANETLNGTLF